A single window of Opisthocomus hoazin isolate bOpiHoa1 chromosome 5, bOpiHoa1.hap1, whole genome shotgun sequence DNA harbors:
- the SH3TC1 gene encoding SH3 domain and tetratricopeptide repeat-containing protein 1 isoform X2, with protein MESKTGTWGGKKWRRVAGLAGNTWKTMLPSALSGMESGRTLCRNHWSVLKVKNALMSVQGPFAVKKRIFQLLIHKTCSTVNGYPSSDISLKLMMVRRKSGCPDPRLQRQLRGQLRLLENDSREVMAVFSELSARLLSIHSDQDLIVVTFKTFEEIWKFRTYRSLGFINHCMENLFLDQSFWLCSEEEEEMGIEVCINEKSLNLMCRSLLIQEGAFFVLCPDNLIRKVMDTDNEINTYFETGAFAEDVTGGSVDGDMTMLSNASPEPLIPFHQWFLKGYSNPIDFTCKTESKSSSKVAMGSCLAVMNYESAVLEEMSFQEGDEIEIFGYFIECMEWFLGRHAFTGQIGFVKTSHVKLDLSKNKPQDSGFLEEEELSFFSKEKNLDKVIHLLKQTSITDVCSVYRIDRLEESEFQKANECEIPCSHFSTGSTSKNGKIEEFLTNFKNLEAAQPEKPTTEGNNSASSPNTEIFPPPEGPCFHIHQNDVQASDTFESLLPFLNRGEYERNFKSLYDFSYPFINSMFYGFSEEEELVSFFRLAREAAKKAGMSWALARLCFLLGRLSVKKLKFSQARVYFEEALGAAAGGFSDLYFVIALYTNLSVIYLTQKNKLKCAHVFDKATSLLMGIPNYISSADLESDILKYALKRTILSQNKRAEARACFLLAKHYSAHKQHEEALPFLERFQLLLNDLGLQNNLSNNCYFKLAESYNEKCLPHIVLSCIKVTSSQNTSTLMDSLKRIDLVIKNAPKIYGLKRLRQMLPSQIAPYLRKALSCVFTNEQQGLCSTICLSLAKLYSHHKRYGKAIVYMMKALDSVSAKPEETINYLVSLAWLYILYRQYDVALVILNAVVDSSWSNPQQLGIAYNMLAIALKRTNNTKEAAESYYKALRLSEETSMTHNQAVVLANFGALCLHAAASKLAEHYYIRAVKLFSKLPSTDCGQDFIQVLLQLGCYYVGGTQREKGRFYYEWAFLVAMETSHLESQLQAIKLLCQFYSTVVPNEAQCVIYNEYQLSLARKMSNKVLEGQILETISQLYLSLGTERAYRSALEYTKRSLGIFIDLQKKEKEAYAWLRAGKIYYVLRQNELVDLYIQVAQDAALHTGDANLGMELFEAAGDIFFNGTWEKEKAVTFYRDRALPLAVKTGNKNTELRLCNKLVELLMNLKVYEESLEYARVSLMLSVSLGNRLNERIAYHRLAAIHHHLGHCELAEHFYLKALSLCSSPLEFEEETLYYVKVYLILGDIIFYDLKDPFDAAGYYHLALAAAMDLGNKKAQLKIYTRLAVIYHNFLVDREMSLFFYQKARTFATELNIRRINLAPDQCHKSSYASLEKAV; from the exons CTGATTCACAAAACTTGTAGCACTGTAAATGGATATCCTTCTTCAGATATCTCCTTGAAGTTAATGATGGTAAGACGAAAAAGTGGATGTCCTGATCCCAGACTCCAAAGACAGCTCAGAGGGCAGCTCCGTCTTCTGGAAAATGACAGCAGGGAGGTGATGGCTGTTTTTAGT GAGCTCTCTGCCAGACTGCTGTCTATTCACAGTGATCAAGATCTAATAGTAGTGACATTTAAAACTTTTGAAGAAATATGGAAGTTTCGAACCTATCGCTCACTGG gttttATAAATCATTGCATGGAGAATTTATTCCTAGATCAATCTTTCTGGCTCTgttctgaagaggaggaagaaatgggCATTGAAGTCTGTATAAATGAAAAATCACTAAATTTGATGTGCAGAAGCCTGCTAATACAGGAAG GggcattttttgttttatgtccTGACAATCTTATAAGAAAGGTAATGGATACAGACAATGAAATAAACACTTATTTTGAGACTGGGGCTTTTGCTGAAGATGTAACAGGTGGATCTGTGGATGGTGACATGACCATGCTGTCTAATGCTTCTCCAGAGCCACTGATCCCTTTTCACCA atggTTTCTTAAAGGGTATTCTAATCCTATTGACTTTACATGCAAAACTGAATCCAAGTCCAGCAGCAAAGTTG CAATGGGATCCTGTCTAGCTGTGATGAATTATGAAAGCGCTGTGTTGGAAGAGATGAGTTTCCAGGAAGGGGACGAAATTGAGATCTTTGGCTACTTCATTGAATGCATGGAATGGTTTCTTGGAAGACATGCATTTACTGGCCAAATAGGTTTTGTAAAGACAAGTCATGTTAAACTGGACTTATCTAAAAACAA ACCACAAGACTCGGGTTTTCTTGAAGAAGAGGAGCtatcttttttttcaaaagaaaagaatttggACAAAGTGATACATTTGTTGAAACAAACCTCCATTACAGATGTTTGCTCTGTGTATCGCATAG acCGATTAGAAGAATCAGAATTTCAGAAAGCTAATGAATGTG AAATTCCATGTTCACATTTTAGCACGGGATCCACTAGCAAGAATGGCAAGATAGAAGAATTCCTGACCAACTTCAAGAATTTGGAGGCTGCTCAGCCAGAAAAGCCAACTACTGAAGGGAACAATTCTGCTAGCTCTCCAAATACAGAAATCTTTCCTCCACCTGAAGGACCTTGCTTCCACATACATCAAAATGATGTTCAAGCATCTGACACCTTTGAGTCATTGTTACCCTTCTTAAACAGGGGAGAGTATGAGAGAAACTTCAAAAGCCTGTATGACTTCTCTTATCCATTTATCAATAGTATGTTTTATGGGTTTTCAGAAGAAGAAGAACTGGTCAGCTTTTTTAGATTAGCAAGGGAAGCAGCAAAGAAAGCAGGTATGTCCTGGGCACTAGCAAGGCTATGCTTTCTCTTAGGGAGGCTCAGTGTTAAAAAGCTGAAGTTTTCCCAAGCTCGGGTGTATTTTGAGGAAGCgttgggagcagcagctggagggttTAGTGATTTATACTTTGTAATTGCTCTTTATACAAATTTATCAGTCATCTACTTGACACAGAAGAACAAATTAAAATGTGCTCATGTTTTTGACAAGGCTACATCTCTTCTCATGGGAATTCCCAACTACATTTCCAGTGCGGACCTCGAGTCAGATATTCTAAAGTATGCTCTGAAGAGGACAATTTTGAGCCAGAATAAACGTGCAGAGGCAAGGGCATGCTTTCTACTGGCAAAACATTACAGTGCTCACAAACAGCATGAAGAGGCACTACCGTTCTTGGAAAGGTTCCAACTGTTGCTTAATGACTTGGGTTTACAAAACAACTTATCAAACAACTGTTATTTCAAACTAGCCGAGTCCTACAATGAAAAGTGTTTGCCACACATTGTATTAAGTTGCATAAAGGTCACATCTTCCCAGAACACCAGCACTTTAATGGATTCCTTGAAAAGGATTGATTTAGTCATCAAAAATGCTCCCAAGATCTATGGCCTGAAAAGACTCAGACAAATGCTTCCATCCCAAATTGCACCTTACCTCAGAAAAGCACTTTCCTGTGTGTTTACTAATGAGCAGCAAGGACTATGCAGCACTATCTGTCTTAGTTTAGCAAAACTGTACAGCCATCACAAACGGTATGGAAAAGCCATTGTTTACATGATGAAAGCACTGGACTCTGTTTCTGCTAAGCCTGAGGAAACTATTAACTATTTGGTTTCACTTGCTTGGTTGTATATTCTTTACAGGCAATATGATGTGGCTTTAGTCATTTTAAATGCTGTTGTAGACTCTTCTTGGAGCAATCCTCAACAACTAGGCATCGCTTATAACATGCTTGCTATTGCTTTGAAAAGAACAAACAATACAAAAGAAGCTGCTGAGAGCTACTACAAAGCACTGCGTCTTTCAGAGGAGACCAGTATGACCCATAACCAAGCTGTAGTACTGGCCAATTTTGGGGCACTCTGCCTGCATGCAGCAGCCAGCAAGCTGGCAGAACATTATTATATCAGGGCAGTGAAGCTATTCTCGAAACTTCCAAGTACAGACTGTGGCCAAGACTTTATCCAAGTTCTCCTTCAGTTAGGATGTTACTATGTTGGTGGAActcaaagagaaaaaggaagattttatTATGAATGGGCATTTTTGGTTGCAATGGAGACGAGTCATCTGGAAA GTCAACTACAAGCAATTAAATTGCTGTGTCAGTTCTACAGTACAGTTGTTCCCAATGAGGCTCAGTGCGTCATCTACAATGAATATCAACTATCTTTAGCTAGAAAGATGTCCAACAAAGTTCTGGAGGGACAAATTTTGGAAACCATTAGTCAGCTCTATTTGTCTTTAGGAACAGAAAG GGCTTACAGGTCAGCTCTGGAATATACCAAAAGGAGCCTTGGAATATTTATAGATctccagaaaaaagagaaagaggcatATGCTTGGCTACGGGCAGGAAAGATATATTACGTTCTGAGGCAGAATGAGCTTGTGGATCTTTATATTCAG GTTGCCCAGGATGCTGCTCTTCACACAGGAGATGCAAATTTAGGAATGGAATTGTTTGAAGCTGCCGGAGACATATTTTTCAACGGTACTTGGGAAAAGGAGAAAGCAGTGACTTTCTACAGG GACAGGGCTCTTCCACTTGCTGTTAAGACCGGCAACAAAAACACCGAACTCAGATTGTGTAATAAACTGGTGGAATTGCTGATGAATCTGAAGGTTTATGAGGAAAGTCTGGAATATGCAAGAGTATCTCTTATGCTCAGTGTAAGTTTAG GAAATCGGCTCAATGAACGAATAGCTTACCATCGTCTGGCTGCCATCCATCATCATTTGGGTCACTGTGAACTAGCAGAACACTTTTATTTAAAGGCTTTGtccctctgctcttctcccctggagtttgaggaggaaacACTGTATTATGTCAAGGTGTACTTGATCTTAGGAGACATTATATTCTATGATCTTAAG GATCCCTTTGACGCGGCAGGCTATTACCATTTGGCACTTGCTGCTGCCATGGACCTGGGCAATAAAAAAGCTCAACTGAAGATTTACACAAGACTTGCAGTAATCTACCATAACTTCCTTGTGGATCGGGAAATGTCTCTCTTCTTCTATCAAAAGGCAAGAACCTTTGCAACAGAGCTGAACATTAGGAGAATAAATCTAGCTCCTGATCAGTGTCATAAGAGTTCATATGCATCTTTGGAAAAAGCAGTCTAA
- the SH3TC1 gene encoding SH3 domain and tetratricopeptide repeat-containing protein 1 isoform X1 has protein sequence MESSAVVDSSSVIGANAIIPGLDGKQDRNLGRKEMAQGCRSGWKHMEDNAAISAVRDGVRTDTLQEPLECSQSEKCTNVSSRTLCSQEENFPTDISLKLMMVRRKSGCPDPRLQRQLRGQLRLLENDSREVMAVFSELSARLLSIHSDQDLIVVTFKTFEEIWKFRTYRSLGFINHCMENLFLDQSFWLCSEEEEEMGIEVCINEKSLNLMCRSLLIQEGAFFVLCPDNLIRKVMDTDNEINTYFETGAFAEDVTGGSVDGDMTMLSNASPEPLIPFHQWFLKGYSNPIDFTCKTESKSSSKVAMGSCLAVMNYESAVLEEMSFQEGDEIEIFGYFIECMEWFLGRHAFTGQIGFVKTSHVKLDLSKNKPQDSGFLEEEELSFFSKEKNLDKVIHLLKQTSITDVCSVYRIDRLEESEFQKANECEIPCSHFSTGSTSKNGKIEEFLTNFKNLEAAQPEKPTTEGNNSASSPNTEIFPPPEGPCFHIHQNDVQASDTFESLLPFLNRGEYERNFKSLYDFSYPFINSMFYGFSEEEELVSFFRLAREAAKKAGMSWALARLCFLLGRLSVKKLKFSQARVYFEEALGAAAGGFSDLYFVIALYTNLSVIYLTQKNKLKCAHVFDKATSLLMGIPNYISSADLESDILKYALKRTILSQNKRAEARACFLLAKHYSAHKQHEEALPFLERFQLLLNDLGLQNNLSNNCYFKLAESYNEKCLPHIVLSCIKVTSSQNTSTLMDSLKRIDLVIKNAPKIYGLKRLRQMLPSQIAPYLRKALSCVFTNEQQGLCSTICLSLAKLYSHHKRYGKAIVYMMKALDSVSAKPEETINYLVSLAWLYILYRQYDVALVILNAVVDSSWSNPQQLGIAYNMLAIALKRTNNTKEAAESYYKALRLSEETSMTHNQAVVLANFGALCLHAAASKLAEHYYIRAVKLFSKLPSTDCGQDFIQVLLQLGCYYVGGTQREKGRFYYEWAFLVAMETSHLESQLQAIKLLCQFYSTVVPNEAQCVIYNEYQLSLARKMSNKVLEGQILETISQLYLSLGTERAYRSALEYTKRSLGIFIDLQKKEKEAYAWLRAGKIYYVLRQNELVDLYIQVAQDAALHTGDANLGMELFEAAGDIFFNGTWEKEKAVTFYRDRALPLAVKTGNKNTELRLCNKLVELLMNLKVYEESLEYARVSLMLSVSLGNRLNERIAYHRLAAIHHHLGHCELAEHFYLKALSLCSSPLEFEEETLYYVKVYLILGDIIFYDLKDPFDAAGYYHLALAAAMDLGNKKAQLKIYTRLAVIYHNFLVDREMSLFFYQKARTFATELNIRRINLAPDQCHKSSYASLEKAV, from the exons ATATCTCCTTGAAGTTAATGATGGTAAGACGAAAAAGTGGATGTCCTGATCCCAGACTCCAAAGACAGCTCAGAGGGCAGCTCCGTCTTCTGGAAAATGACAGCAGGGAGGTGATGGCTGTTTTTAGT GAGCTCTCTGCCAGACTGCTGTCTATTCACAGTGATCAAGATCTAATAGTAGTGACATTTAAAACTTTTGAAGAAATATGGAAGTTTCGAACCTATCGCTCACTGG gttttATAAATCATTGCATGGAGAATTTATTCCTAGATCAATCTTTCTGGCTCTgttctgaagaggaggaagaaatgggCATTGAAGTCTGTATAAATGAAAAATCACTAAATTTGATGTGCAGAAGCCTGCTAATACAGGAAG GggcattttttgttttatgtccTGACAATCTTATAAGAAAGGTAATGGATACAGACAATGAAATAAACACTTATTTTGAGACTGGGGCTTTTGCTGAAGATGTAACAGGTGGATCTGTGGATGGTGACATGACCATGCTGTCTAATGCTTCTCCAGAGCCACTGATCCCTTTTCACCA atggTTTCTTAAAGGGTATTCTAATCCTATTGACTTTACATGCAAAACTGAATCCAAGTCCAGCAGCAAAGTTG CAATGGGATCCTGTCTAGCTGTGATGAATTATGAAAGCGCTGTGTTGGAAGAGATGAGTTTCCAGGAAGGGGACGAAATTGAGATCTTTGGCTACTTCATTGAATGCATGGAATGGTTTCTTGGAAGACATGCATTTACTGGCCAAATAGGTTTTGTAAAGACAAGTCATGTTAAACTGGACTTATCTAAAAACAA ACCACAAGACTCGGGTTTTCTTGAAGAAGAGGAGCtatcttttttttcaaaagaaaagaatttggACAAAGTGATACATTTGTTGAAACAAACCTCCATTACAGATGTTTGCTCTGTGTATCGCATAG acCGATTAGAAGAATCAGAATTTCAGAAAGCTAATGAATGTG AAATTCCATGTTCACATTTTAGCACGGGATCCACTAGCAAGAATGGCAAGATAGAAGAATTCCTGACCAACTTCAAGAATTTGGAGGCTGCTCAGCCAGAAAAGCCAACTACTGAAGGGAACAATTCTGCTAGCTCTCCAAATACAGAAATCTTTCCTCCACCTGAAGGACCTTGCTTCCACATACATCAAAATGATGTTCAAGCATCTGACACCTTTGAGTCATTGTTACCCTTCTTAAACAGGGGAGAGTATGAGAGAAACTTCAAAAGCCTGTATGACTTCTCTTATCCATTTATCAATAGTATGTTTTATGGGTTTTCAGAAGAAGAAGAACTGGTCAGCTTTTTTAGATTAGCAAGGGAAGCAGCAAAGAAAGCAGGTATGTCCTGGGCACTAGCAAGGCTATGCTTTCTCTTAGGGAGGCTCAGTGTTAAAAAGCTGAAGTTTTCCCAAGCTCGGGTGTATTTTGAGGAAGCgttgggagcagcagctggagggttTAGTGATTTATACTTTGTAATTGCTCTTTATACAAATTTATCAGTCATCTACTTGACACAGAAGAACAAATTAAAATGTGCTCATGTTTTTGACAAGGCTACATCTCTTCTCATGGGAATTCCCAACTACATTTCCAGTGCGGACCTCGAGTCAGATATTCTAAAGTATGCTCTGAAGAGGACAATTTTGAGCCAGAATAAACGTGCAGAGGCAAGGGCATGCTTTCTACTGGCAAAACATTACAGTGCTCACAAACAGCATGAAGAGGCACTACCGTTCTTGGAAAGGTTCCAACTGTTGCTTAATGACTTGGGTTTACAAAACAACTTATCAAACAACTGTTATTTCAAACTAGCCGAGTCCTACAATGAAAAGTGTTTGCCACACATTGTATTAAGTTGCATAAAGGTCACATCTTCCCAGAACACCAGCACTTTAATGGATTCCTTGAAAAGGATTGATTTAGTCATCAAAAATGCTCCCAAGATCTATGGCCTGAAAAGACTCAGACAAATGCTTCCATCCCAAATTGCACCTTACCTCAGAAAAGCACTTTCCTGTGTGTTTACTAATGAGCAGCAAGGACTATGCAGCACTATCTGTCTTAGTTTAGCAAAACTGTACAGCCATCACAAACGGTATGGAAAAGCCATTGTTTACATGATGAAAGCACTGGACTCTGTTTCTGCTAAGCCTGAGGAAACTATTAACTATTTGGTTTCACTTGCTTGGTTGTATATTCTTTACAGGCAATATGATGTGGCTTTAGTCATTTTAAATGCTGTTGTAGACTCTTCTTGGAGCAATCCTCAACAACTAGGCATCGCTTATAACATGCTTGCTATTGCTTTGAAAAGAACAAACAATACAAAAGAAGCTGCTGAGAGCTACTACAAAGCACTGCGTCTTTCAGAGGAGACCAGTATGACCCATAACCAAGCTGTAGTACTGGCCAATTTTGGGGCACTCTGCCTGCATGCAGCAGCCAGCAAGCTGGCAGAACATTATTATATCAGGGCAGTGAAGCTATTCTCGAAACTTCCAAGTACAGACTGTGGCCAAGACTTTATCCAAGTTCTCCTTCAGTTAGGATGTTACTATGTTGGTGGAActcaaagagaaaaaggaagattttatTATGAATGGGCATTTTTGGTTGCAATGGAGACGAGTCATCTGGAAA GTCAACTACAAGCAATTAAATTGCTGTGTCAGTTCTACAGTACAGTTGTTCCCAATGAGGCTCAGTGCGTCATCTACAATGAATATCAACTATCTTTAGCTAGAAAGATGTCCAACAAAGTTCTGGAGGGACAAATTTTGGAAACCATTAGTCAGCTCTATTTGTCTTTAGGAACAGAAAG GGCTTACAGGTCAGCTCTGGAATATACCAAAAGGAGCCTTGGAATATTTATAGATctccagaaaaaagagaaagaggcatATGCTTGGCTACGGGCAGGAAAGATATATTACGTTCTGAGGCAGAATGAGCTTGTGGATCTTTATATTCAG GTTGCCCAGGATGCTGCTCTTCACACAGGAGATGCAAATTTAGGAATGGAATTGTTTGAAGCTGCCGGAGACATATTTTTCAACGGTACTTGGGAAAAGGAGAAAGCAGTGACTTTCTACAGG GACAGGGCTCTTCCACTTGCTGTTAAGACCGGCAACAAAAACACCGAACTCAGATTGTGTAATAAACTGGTGGAATTGCTGATGAATCTGAAGGTTTATGAGGAAAGTCTGGAATATGCAAGAGTATCTCTTATGCTCAGTGTAAGTTTAG GAAATCGGCTCAATGAACGAATAGCTTACCATCGTCTGGCTGCCATCCATCATCATTTGGGTCACTGTGAACTAGCAGAACACTTTTATTTAAAGGCTTTGtccctctgctcttctcccctggagtttgaggaggaaacACTGTATTATGTCAAGGTGTACTTGATCTTAGGAGACATTATATTCTATGATCTTAAG GATCCCTTTGACGCGGCAGGCTATTACCATTTGGCACTTGCTGCTGCCATGGACCTGGGCAATAAAAAAGCTCAACTGAAGATTTACACAAGACTTGCAGTAATCTACCATAACTTCCTTGTGGATCGGGAAATGTCTCTCTTCTTCTATCAAAAGGCAAGAACCTTTGCAACAGAGCTGAACATTAGGAGAATAAATCTAGCTCCTGATCAGTGTCATAAGAGTTCATATGCATCTTTGGAAAAAGCAGTCTAA